One region of Arthrobacter sp. StoSoilB22 genomic DNA includes:
- a CDS encoding glycoside hydrolase family 3 C-terminal domain-containing protein, with amino-acid sequence MTKSHVQAAQHLLRLLTLEQKIAMLHQHAPAVPELALAPFRTGTEAAHGVAWLGPATVFPQPVGLAATWDEDLITRVGEAIGREVKAKKEMDPSVSLNVWAPVVNPLRHPLWGRNEEGFSEDPHLTSRFASAFCAGLKGADAGTWLTVPTLKHFLGYNNEHDRSLTSSNLSDRVLHEYELPAYRQPIEDGVAGAVMLSYNLVNGRPAHVSDLVNKHLRTWTNGGSVVVVSDAGAPSALFRAEKYFPDGASAYAAALKAGVDNFTDDGDNPGPSVSYLEDALERGLLTVDDLDRSVLRLLTLRARTGEFGDHHGSSSTSAGESDAAATVALAREAARKSVVLLRNQPDPHLLPLGNNPGSIAVIGTLGQRVLSDWYSGTLQNECGIAEALSRRYQDVIAEDGLDVITLRSVRTGTYLGLPSPSETTDDDGGVLVADTTSPAVGEHFTLKDWGSGEFSLQSSLTGRFVAAGTDNYLRASADRIGGWVVQETFRLVHSHDGTVAIQHVASSQWVRVESGTGSLVLASGVEAAADRFVVRTIKSGHHAAHAAAASSDVAVVVVGNDPHLGGRETQDRESLDLPQSEQELVRIVQDANPKTILLVVSSYPYALGDLADLPAIAWTSHGGQELGPGVVDMLSGDAEPTGRLPQTWFARDRDLPDILDYDIIGSESTYLYTRAEPLYPLGHGLSYGDVQYTNAVVSSDPASKTIGVDVTLTNQGDRVAHELVQAYASDPTHQDHFPRRLLVAHRRVELAPGARITATLRIPVERLATFSTVAEAMVVEPGEYRILVGSSAQRLPVSVAIQVPDRGQRSRRIAGTWVPARLYDTKSNIDLVPSQPLSGTAITPADPFEPAWAVYRKWDGLPITAVNCEVLSARTGKGFGDCSISVQTSGPADTWLDLGQCQLKEGYSGEVGIDVDPSVLPAWTASGTLRLVLKGAITVQQLQVT; translated from the coding sequence GTGACTAAAAGCCATGTCCAGGCAGCGCAACACCTGCTCCGCCTCCTGACGCTGGAGCAAAAGATCGCCATGCTCCATCAGCATGCCCCCGCGGTTCCCGAGCTTGCCCTGGCACCTTTCAGGACAGGCACCGAAGCTGCCCATGGTGTGGCGTGGCTTGGACCGGCAACCGTCTTCCCGCAGCCCGTAGGGTTGGCTGCAACATGGGACGAGGACCTCATCACCCGGGTGGGCGAAGCCATAGGGCGCGAGGTCAAGGCAAAAAAGGAAATGGACCCCAGCGTCAGCCTCAACGTGTGGGCCCCCGTGGTCAACCCGCTGCGACACCCGCTATGGGGGAGGAACGAGGAAGGCTTTTCCGAGGACCCGCACCTGACTTCCCGGTTTGCCAGCGCCTTTTGCGCAGGACTCAAAGGAGCCGATGCCGGGACCTGGTTGACGGTGCCCACCTTGAAGCATTTCCTTGGCTATAACAACGAGCACGATCGCAGCCTCACCTCCAGCAACCTCAGCGACAGGGTCCTGCACGAATACGAGTTGCCGGCATATCGGCAACCCATCGAGGACGGCGTAGCTGGAGCGGTAATGCTCTCCTATAACCTGGTCAACGGACGCCCGGCCCACGTCTCGGACCTGGTCAACAAGCATCTGCGGACATGGACCAACGGCGGCTCGGTGGTTGTGGTGAGTGACGCAGGTGCGCCCTCCGCACTCTTCCGCGCCGAGAAGTACTTTCCCGACGGCGCGTCCGCCTACGCTGCCGCGCTCAAGGCAGGGGTGGATAACTTCACTGACGACGGCGACAACCCGGGCCCGTCAGTGTCTTACCTTGAGGACGCCTTGGAACGGGGCCTGCTGACGGTGGATGACCTTGACCGAAGCGTGCTCAGGCTCCTTACGCTCCGCGCCAGGACGGGAGAATTCGGCGACCATCACGGCTCTTCTTCGACCAGCGCAGGGGAGAGCGATGCGGCTGCAACCGTGGCCCTGGCCCGCGAAGCTGCCCGGAAGTCCGTGGTCTTGCTGCGTAATCAGCCGGATCCCCACCTGCTCCCACTGGGGAACAACCCTGGGTCCATTGCCGTCATTGGAACCTTGGGCCAGCGCGTCCTGAGTGACTGGTACAGCGGCACCTTGCAGAACGAGTGTGGCATAGCAGAGGCTCTTTCCCGGCGGTACCAGGACGTCATAGCTGAGGACGGCCTGGACGTTATAACCCTGCGAAGCGTCCGTACAGGCACCTACCTGGGGCTGCCGTCGCCGTCGGAAACCACCGACGACGACGGCGGCGTCCTGGTCGCGGACACAACCTCACCAGCTGTTGGGGAACACTTCACGCTGAAGGACTGGGGGAGCGGCGAGTTCAGTCTTCAGTCAAGTTTGACCGGGCGTTTTGTCGCAGCCGGCACCGACAACTACCTCAGGGCTTCGGCGGATCGAATCGGAGGGTGGGTGGTGCAGGAAACCTTCCGCCTGGTGCATTCCCACGACGGAACCGTTGCCATCCAGCACGTTGCCTCCTCCCAATGGGTGCGCGTCGAGTCAGGGACAGGGAGTTTGGTGCTGGCCTCCGGGGTGGAAGCCGCCGCTGATCGCTTTGTGGTCAGAACCATCAAATCCGGGCACCATGCAGCGCATGCTGCGGCCGCTTCATCAGATGTGGCAGTGGTAGTAGTAGGCAACGATCCCCACCTTGGCGGGAGGGAAACCCAGGATCGGGAATCCTTGGACCTGCCGCAGTCCGAGCAGGAACTCGTCAGGATCGTGCAGGATGCGAATCCCAAAACCATCCTGCTTGTTGTCTCCTCTTATCCCTATGCACTGGGTGATTTGGCCGATCTCCCCGCTATCGCCTGGACATCGCACGGGGGCCAGGAACTGGGTCCGGGGGTGGTGGACATGCTCAGCGGAGACGCCGAACCCACGGGACGCCTCCCGCAAACGTGGTTCGCCCGGGACCGGGACCTGCCGGACATTCTTGACTACGACATCATCGGATCCGAATCCACGTACCTGTACACGCGTGCGGAGCCGCTCTATCCGCTGGGTCATGGCCTCAGCTATGGAGATGTCCAGTACACGAATGCCGTTGTCAGCAGCGACCCTGCCAGCAAAACCATCGGCGTGGACGTCACCCTCACCAACCAGGGAGATCGGGTGGCCCACGAGTTGGTGCAGGCCTACGCCTCAGATCCCACCCATCAGGACCACTTTCCGCGGCGGCTTTTAGTTGCCCACCGGCGGGTTGAACTCGCTCCAGGCGCTCGCATAACGGCCACCCTGCGCATCCCTGTGGAACGTTTGGCCACGTTCAGTACCGTCGCGGAGGCCATGGTGGTGGAACCCGGGGAGTACCGGATCCTGGTGGGCTCTTCCGCCCAGAGGCTGCCAGTGAGCGTGGCCATTCAGGTCCCGGATCGCGGACAGCGTTCCCGGCGGATAGCAGGGACGTGGGTGCCGGCGCGGCTTTACGACACGAAATCAAACATTGACCTGGTGCCCTCTCAGCCCCTCTCGGGTACAGCGATCACTCCAGCAGATCCCTTCGAACCTGCATGGGCGGTTTACCGCAAGTGGGACGGCCTGCCAATAACTGCAGTCAACTGTGAGGTCTTGTCCGCCAGGACAGGGAAGGGCTTTGGTGACTGCAGCATCAGCGTGCAGACCTCCGGGCCAGCCGACACCTGGCTCGATCTTGGCCAGTGCCAACTGAAGGAGGGCTACAGCGGCGAGGTTGGAATCGACGTCGACCCCTCCGTTCTCCCGGCTTGGACCGCGAGCGGGACGCTTCGGCTGGTACTCAAAGGGGCCATAACCGTCCAGCAGTTACAGGTGACCTAA
- a CDS encoding extracellular solute-binding protein yields the protein MLGSNTPPFKTFREKRSEAPPRGTGAINVNRRSFLGVLGGAVFLAAAPSALTACSPGASAPLATTSGGLAEAVAKLVPSYIPLDLVKPDIPSVKGSTPGFTTLPATLVKSVKDTPGKGGTYTAMTPAWWAIPPSLPENSYYKAVNAELGTTINFQVNDGNSYADKIQTVLASPKDVPDWVVIPSWNLPPRFGQAAKGIFTDLSEFLAGDKVKKYPNLANIPTASWKLGCFDGGLYGLPYPGALISDAIFYRADIFEQLGVEPPKSADDYLKVAKQLTDPAKNRWGSEDVWNGAQIIHGVVPKWKQVDGKLQNKFETDEYRAALEWTAKLFADGSVHPDAVAGNAQQSKQRFESGASLMASDGVGGWHEALARVLPSNPGFKMLPLDYFAPDGGAPTLFRAQPAAIFSFIKKTDDPAKVEELLALANFIAAPFGTQENRLITSGVEGVHYTKDSQGIPKMTEKGSQEVTSTYAFLVAGPIVNSMVQYPGLVEAQSGWEARQAPHVTEDAFFGMQIEEPTKFASLGKPFNDLAKDIVRGRKSIKDLDSEVASWRSKGGDELRDFYAGFLA from the coding sequence ATGCTTGGTTCCAACACGCCGCCGTTTAAGACTTTCCGGGAAAAACGCTCGGAAGCACCACCTCGCGGAACGGGGGCAATCAACGTCAACCGCCGGTCCTTCCTGGGCGTCCTTGGCGGTGCGGTATTTCTGGCAGCTGCACCGTCAGCCCTCACAGCCTGCAGCCCGGGAGCGTCCGCACCCCTTGCCACAACTTCCGGTGGTCTGGCCGAGGCAGTCGCCAAACTGGTCCCGAGCTACATTCCGCTGGATCTGGTGAAGCCGGACATTCCCTCAGTCAAGGGATCCACCCCCGGATTTACCACGCTCCCGGCCACCCTGGTTAAGTCCGTGAAGGACACGCCCGGCAAGGGAGGCACCTATACAGCCATGACACCTGCATGGTGGGCAATCCCGCCGTCCCTGCCGGAGAACAGCTACTACAAAGCCGTGAATGCCGAGCTCGGGACCACCATCAACTTCCAGGTCAACGACGGCAATAGTTATGCAGACAAGATTCAAACCGTCCTCGCCTCGCCCAAGGACGTCCCGGATTGGGTAGTCATACCCTCCTGGAACCTGCCGCCGCGATTCGGTCAGGCGGCCAAGGGCATCTTCACCGACCTGTCAGAGTTCCTGGCCGGGGACAAAGTGAAGAAATACCCCAACCTTGCCAACATCCCCACTGCCTCGTGGAAACTGGGCTGCTTCGATGGCGGCCTCTACGGACTTCCCTACCCCGGCGCCCTGATCTCCGACGCCATCTTCTACCGGGCAGACATCTTCGAGCAGCTGGGAGTGGAACCGCCAAAGTCTGCCGACGACTACCTCAAGGTGGCCAAGCAGCTGACGGATCCAGCCAAGAACCGCTGGGGTTCGGAGGACGTGTGGAACGGCGCCCAGATCATTCACGGAGTGGTTCCCAAATGGAAGCAAGTGGACGGAAAGCTCCAGAACAAATTCGAAACGGACGAATACCGCGCTGCGTTGGAGTGGACTGCCAAGCTCTTCGCGGACGGTTCGGTGCACCCGGACGCCGTGGCCGGTAACGCCCAGCAATCCAAGCAGCGCTTCGAGTCCGGCGCATCGCTCATGGCATCGGACGGCGTAGGTGGCTGGCACGAAGCACTGGCCCGGGTCCTGCCCTCCAACCCGGGTTTCAAAATGCTTCCCCTGGACTACTTCGCACCCGACGGCGGGGCGCCCACCCTGTTCCGTGCCCAGCCGGCAGCAATCTTCAGCTTCATCAAGAAAACCGATGACCCCGCCAAGGTGGAGGAGCTGCTCGCATTGGCCAACTTCATTGCTGCCCCCTTTGGAACACAGGAAAACCGGCTGATCACCAGCGGCGTGGAAGGCGTGCACTACACCAAGGACTCCCAGGGCATCCCCAAAATGACTGAAAAGGGAAGCCAGGAAGTTACCAGTACTTACGCCTTCCTTGTGGCGGGCCCGATCGTCAATTCCATGGTCCAGTACCCGGGACTCGTAGAAGCCCAGTCCGGATGGGAGGCCCGCCAGGCACCCCATGTGACGGAGGATGCTTTCTTCGGTATGCAGATTGAGGAACCCACCAAGTTCGCCTCATTGGGTAAGCCCTTCAACGACCTCGCCAAAGACATCGTCCGGGGCCGCAAGAGCATTAAGGACCTGGACAGCGAAGTGGCCTCCTGGCGGAGCAAGGGTGGAGACGAACTGCGCGACTTCTACGCCGGCTTCCTGGCCTAG
- a CDS encoding ABC transporter permease subunit produces MTIETEKPSPSAGGDKTAAHSSGSAREPQTGKKSRAGKRLQEQVSGRPRAGRLARFKRDRSLVFMALPAVLLLAVFAYLPMLGNVVAFQDYSPFIGFADSPWVGLDNFSRVFGDPDFWMAVKNTLVITAFQLVFFFPIPIALAILLNSLINPRLRAAIQAVVYLPHFFSWVLVVSVFQQIFGGAGLLNQSLRANGWEAVDVMTNPDTFLFLITSQAIWKDAGWGIIVFLAALSAIDPAQYEAAAVDGAGPWKRMWHVTLPGLRSVIVLLLILRLGDSLSVGFEQLILQRDAVGAEAAEVLDTFVYYTGVQNGDWSYAAAAGLIKGVISLALILAANKVAHIFGESGVYSK; encoded by the coding sequence ATGACTATCGAAACCGAAAAACCCTCGCCCTCAGCGGGAGGCGATAAAACGGCAGCCCACAGCAGCGGGTCAGCCAGGGAACCCCAGACCGGCAAGAAATCACGGGCCGGCAAGCGCCTGCAGGAGCAGGTGTCCGGAAGACCCCGGGCCGGCAGGCTGGCCCGATTCAAGCGCGACCGGTCCTTGGTGTTCATGGCCTTGCCCGCGGTCCTCCTATTGGCCGTATTCGCCTACCTCCCCATGCTCGGTAACGTGGTGGCGTTCCAGGATTACTCCCCCTTCATAGGCTTCGCCGACAGCCCATGGGTTGGCCTGGATAACTTCTCCAGGGTCTTTGGCGATCCCGATTTCTGGATGGCCGTCAAAAACACCCTGGTCATCACTGCCTTTCAGCTGGTCTTCTTCTTTCCCATTCCCATCGCTCTGGCCATTCTGCTGAATTCGCTGATCAACCCCAGGCTGCGCGCAGCCATCCAGGCCGTGGTGTACCTGCCACACTTCTTCTCGTGGGTTTTGGTGGTCTCGGTATTCCAGCAAATCTTCGGCGGCGCCGGCCTGTTGAACCAGTCCCTGCGCGCCAACGGCTGGGAGGCCGTTGACGTCATGACCAACCCGGATACCTTCCTCTTCCTGATCACCTCCCAAGCCATCTGGAAGGACGCCGGGTGGGGCATCATCGTGTTCCTCGCTGCGCTGAGCGCCATTGATCCCGCCCAATACGAGGCGGCTGCAGTGGACGGCGCCGGCCCGTGGAAGCGCATGTGGCACGTCACCCTGCCGGGGCTCCGAAGCGTGATCGTCCTGCTGTTGATCCTGAGGCTGGGAGATTCCCTGTCCGTGGGCTTTGAGCAACTCATCCTTCAGCGGGACGCCGTGGGTGCCGAGGCAGCGGAGGTGCTGGACACGTTCGTCTACTACACCGGCGTGCAGAACGGCGATTGGAGTTATGCAGCCGCGGCCGGCCTCATCAAAGGCGTTATCAGCCTGGCCCTGATCCTTGCGGCGAACAAAGTCGCCCACATATTTGGCGAGAGCGGTGTGTATTCAAAGTGA
- a CDS encoding carbohydrate ABC transporter permease gives MSILVRNTRKPDSISQRAAWEEEPGVVAKAGKFLILGAVVLAVLGPLYTIVLTSVSSQATITQAGGLVLIPGEITFAAYQQILSGGVVTRAVLVSVGVTATGTALSMVVSVLCAYGLSRPGSFAHTPILFTLLITMFFSAGIIPAYLLVSSLGLINTYWALILPSCISVFNIIILRGFFMGIDRGILDSARMDGASDWRTLTQIVLPMSKAVTAVIALFYGVGYWNAFFNAVLYINDSAMNPLQVVLRSYVLQGVTVPGQIDVGQGAAASPALQMAVIVLAMVPILLVYPFVQKHFTKGVMIGAVKG, from the coding sequence GTGAGCATCCTGGTCAGAAATACCAGAAAACCGGACAGCATCTCCCAACGCGCAGCCTGGGAGGAGGAACCCGGCGTAGTGGCGAAGGCCGGGAAGTTCCTGATTCTCGGCGCTGTGGTCCTGGCCGTGCTGGGGCCGCTGTACACCATTGTGCTGACCAGCGTTTCTTCCCAGGCCACCATCACGCAAGCCGGTGGTTTGGTGTTGATCCCGGGGGAAATCACCTTTGCCGCGTATCAACAGATCCTCAGCGGCGGGGTGGTCACCAGGGCCGTCCTGGTCAGTGTGGGCGTCACAGCGACGGGAACGGCATTGAGCATGGTGGTTTCGGTGCTGTGCGCCTATGGGTTGTCGCGTCCGGGCTCGTTCGCACACACACCCATCCTGTTCACGCTGCTGATCACCATGTTCTTCAGCGCGGGAATCATTCCGGCCTATCTGCTGGTGTCCAGCCTGGGCCTGATCAACACATACTGGGCGCTGATCCTGCCCAGCTGTATCTCAGTTTTCAACATCATCATCCTCCGCGGGTTCTTCATGGGCATTGACCGCGGCATCCTGGACAGCGCGCGCATGGACGGCGCCAGCGACTGGCGGACGCTCACGCAGATTGTGCTGCCCATGTCCAAAGCTGTCACCGCCGTCATTGCCCTCTTCTATGGGGTTGGCTATTGGAACGCTTTCTTCAACGCCGTCCTCTACATCAACGACAGCGCCATGAATCCGCTCCAGGTGGTGCTGCGTTCCTACGTCCTTCAGGGCGTGACGGTGCCTGGGCAGATCGACGTGGGACAGGGCGCAGCTGCTTCGCCGGCACTTCAAATGGCCGTCATTGTGCTGGCCATGGTGCCGATCCTGCTTGTTTATCCGTTTGTTCAGAAGCACTTCACCAAGGGCGTCATGATCGGTGCGGTCAAGGGATGA
- a CDS encoding LacI family DNA-binding transcriptional regulator → MDNRRASTSATITDVAREAGVSTSTVSYVMSGKRTISKETRDVVEAAMARLNYSPRSSARALASSRSNVLGLVVPLRPDVNVGVVMQFVTAVVTTARTFNQDVLLLTQDDPGSIERVTSQSMVDGLLMMDIEARDPRIPVLARLQKPAVLIGMPDEPRGLSCVDFDFSGASRLAVRHLWDLGHRSIAFIGSPPASLKRHATYADRALQGFTDAANSFGATGRAVACEADSPQLAESLDAIFTGKHPATALVVHNEALLPMLREELSLRGLAIPKDISVVVIAPADVAKAAARPWTAVSIPAMDIGRSAVEMVMDRLSRDKPAELRLIAPSLTPGETTAEAP, encoded by the coding sequence ATGGATAATCGAAGGGCTTCAACAAGTGCGACCATCACCGATGTCGCCCGGGAGGCCGGGGTATCCACCAGCACGGTGTCTTACGTGATGAGTGGTAAGCGGACTATTTCGAAAGAAACACGCGACGTCGTTGAGGCCGCCATGGCGCGGTTGAACTACAGTCCCCGGTCCAGCGCCCGGGCCTTGGCCTCAAGCCGGTCCAACGTTTTGGGGTTGGTGGTTCCGCTCCGGCCGGACGTGAACGTTGGCGTGGTGATGCAGTTCGTGACCGCCGTGGTAACCACTGCCCGGACCTTCAACCAGGACGTCCTGCTGCTGACGCAGGACGACCCCGGAAGCATCGAACGAGTCACTTCGCAATCGATGGTGGACGGGTTGTTGATGATGGACATCGAAGCCCGCGATCCCCGTATTCCCGTCCTGGCCCGCCTGCAGAAGCCAGCTGTACTGATCGGCATGCCGGACGAGCCACGGGGACTGAGCTGTGTGGACTTCGATTTCTCCGGCGCCTCCCGCCTGGCGGTCCGCCATCTCTGGGACCTGGGGCACCGAAGCATCGCGTTCATCGGCTCACCGCCTGCCTCCCTGAAACGCCACGCCACGTATGCAGACCGCGCCTTGCAGGGGTTCACCGACGCCGCAAACAGTTTTGGCGCCACCGGCCGGGCCGTGGCATGTGAGGCGGATTCCCCGCAGCTGGCAGAGTCCCTGGACGCCATCTTCACCGGAAAACATCCGGCCACTGCGCTGGTGGTGCACAACGAGGCCCTGCTTCCCATGCTCCGGGAAGAGCTTTCACTCCGGGGCCTGGCCATTCCCAAGGACATCTCAGTGGTTGTCATTGCGCCGGCAGATGTAGCCAAAGCGGCAGCCCGCCCGTGGACCGCCGTATCCATTCCGGCCATGGACATTGGGCGGTCCGCAGTGGAAATGGTGATGGATCGGCTGAGCCGTGACAAGCCCGCAGAACTGAGGCTTATTGCGCCATCCTTGACGCCGGGCGAGACAACGGCCGAAGCTCCCTGA
- a CDS encoding beta-galactosidase, whose protein sequence is MQLRSHGLKNVTDGTGLLFGADYNPEQWPEETWPEDIALMKRAGINIVTVGVFSWARLQPEEGQWNFGWLDRLLDLLADNGIRVCLATPTASPPPWLGHQHPDSLPTAADGTTLWYGSRNQFSPSSSAYRAAALAVTSRLAARYAAHPAVAMWHVGNELGQISYDDETAVAFRSWLLRRYGSLDAVNSAWGTAFWSQGYGSWEEILPPRAAPYMHNPTQVLDFHRFTSEALLELFVAERDVIRNHAEQPVTTNLMGFFRGADYFRFAQETDFIGNNHYVDPAEPQSWETAALTHDLCRGLAGGAPWMLMESATSAVSWRGHNVPKDPGALRVDSLAAVARGSDAVCYFQFRQSAFGAERFHSAMVPLAGADTRVFREVCTLGSDLQELRLLAGTPAHARIAVLFDWDSWWASESPDRPSNRLGVMDQMLAYYRPLLRRGHCVEVIHPSSRLGRYDLVLAPSLFLLTEKDAEALDAWVRAGGTAVVGPFSGVADANGHLRNGRHPAVLADLLGVTGEEWRPLASPVRLAFGQGVAMDAEALSWSEDLRIHSGSASPVASFAAGPLSGQPAVVRNNHGKGWSWYAGADLPEDAVDVVVEGALRDAGIASVVAGKLPADVELVQRGDYLFLLNHGDGSRHIELNQHMRANGPSIDMLTGTSHEAELTLPPYGVLVLKCGPTTQNPHSPQKNGN, encoded by the coding sequence ATGCAACTCCGTAGCCACGGCCTGAAAAACGTGACTGATGGGACCGGCCTGCTCTTCGGCGCGGACTACAACCCCGAACAATGGCCTGAAGAGACCTGGCCGGAAGACATAGCCCTCATGAAGCGGGCAGGCATCAACATAGTGACCGTTGGGGTGTTCAGCTGGGCCCGGCTCCAGCCCGAAGAAGGGCAGTGGAACTTCGGCTGGCTGGACCGTCTCCTGGACTTGCTGGCTGACAACGGAATCCGTGTTTGCCTGGCAACACCCACCGCTTCCCCGCCCCCATGGCTGGGCCACCAACACCCTGATTCGCTCCCCACCGCCGCGGACGGCACCACGCTCTGGTACGGCTCCAGGAACCAGTTTTCGCCGTCATCCTCCGCATACCGTGCAGCGGCGTTGGCCGTCACCTCCCGGCTCGCCGCGCGCTATGCGGCCCACCCAGCCGTCGCCATGTGGCATGTAGGCAACGAGCTGGGTCAAATCAGTTACGACGACGAAACGGCCGTGGCGTTCAGGTCATGGCTGCTGCGCCGCTACGGATCCCTCGACGCCGTCAACTCGGCGTGGGGGACGGCTTTCTGGAGTCAGGGCTACGGCAGTTGGGAAGAGATCCTTCCGCCGCGTGCCGCGCCGTACATGCATAATCCCACCCAGGTCCTCGACTTCCACCGGTTCACCTCAGAGGCTCTCCTCGAGTTGTTCGTGGCGGAACGTGATGTGATCCGAAACCATGCCGAGCAGCCGGTCACCACCAACCTGATGGGCTTCTTCCGGGGTGCTGACTACTTTCGTTTTGCGCAGGAAACAGACTTCATTGGCAACAACCACTACGTTGATCCGGCAGAGCCGCAATCTTGGGAAACCGCAGCGCTCACCCACGATCTTTGCCGGGGCCTGGCCGGGGGTGCGCCGTGGATGCTGATGGAGTCGGCAACCTCGGCGGTCAGTTGGCGCGGTCACAACGTGCCCAAGGACCCGGGCGCCCTCCGCGTGGACTCACTGGCAGCTGTCGCACGGGGCTCCGATGCCGTGTGCTACTTCCAATTCCGCCAGTCCGCCTTCGGAGCCGAACGCTTCCACTCCGCAATGGTTCCCCTTGCGGGAGCAGACACGAGGGTGTTCCGCGAAGTTTGTACCCTGGGTTCAGACCTTCAAGAGCTTCGCCTTCTGGCAGGCACCCCTGCTCACGCCCGGATTGCAGTCTTGTTCGACTGGGACAGTTGGTGGGCTTCGGAATCACCGGACCGCCCCAGCAACCGGCTGGGTGTCATGGACCAGATGCTCGCGTATTACCGCCCCCTGCTCCGGCGCGGGCACTGCGTGGAAGTCATCCACCCCTCAAGCCGCCTGGGACGTTACGATCTGGTGCTGGCACCGAGCCTGTTCCTGCTGACCGAAAAGGACGCTGAAGCACTGGACGCGTGGGTACGCGCGGGGGGCACCGCCGTCGTAGGTCCCTTTAGTGGAGTGGCCGATGCCAACGGCCATCTTCGGAACGGCCGCCACCCGGCAGTGCTCGCGGACCTGCTGGGAGTGACAGGGGAAGAGTGGCGCCCGTTAGCCAGCCCGGTGCGCCTGGCATTCGGCCAGGGCGTCGCGATGGACGCAGAGGCGCTCAGCTGGTCCGAGGACCTCCGCATCCACTCAGGCAGCGCCTCACCCGTGGCGTCCTTCGCCGCCGGCCCATTGTCCGGCCAGCCGGCGGTGGTGCGTAACAACCACGGCAAGGGGTGGAGCTGGTATGCCGGAGCCGACCTGCCCGAGGACGCCGTGGATGTGGTGGTCGAGGGCGCGCTACGGGATGCAGGAATCGCCTCTGTGGTGGCCGGGAAACTGCCGGCCGACGTCGAACTCGTCCAGCGCGGCGACTACCTTTTCCTGCTCAACCATGGGGACGGGAGCCGCCACATAGAACTCAACCAGCACATGAGAGCCAACGGACCCTCCATAGACATGCTCACAGGCACCAGCCACGAGGCGGAACTGACGCTTCCTCCCTACGGAGTCCTGGTCCTGAAATGCGGCCCGACTACCCAAAACCCGCACTCGCCACAAAAGAACGGAAACTGA